Within Staphylococcus sp. NRL 16/872, the genomic segment TATAAATTAAAAGATAAGAAAAATTAATAGTGAAAAATAAAAACTTTTTAAGTAATTTATAATGAAAGCGTTAAAATTTTTCATCTATACACAATATAAATAAATTTTTAAGAATATAGCGTGATTGATTTGGAAATTTTCAATAGTGTAGGATAATTCTTTATATTGCATAATAAATATAGATTTCAAAGCAAGTTAACTTTATATCGAAGTAATCGTTAATGAAGTTCATTTTAATAATTAAAATAAGAAAGCTTGAAATCAATAATTTATGTATTAGTTCTGTCTTAACATCATTGAACAACATCATGAAGAATATTTAGCATCAAGAAACAAGCAACTAACAACTAAGAAACAACAACTAGACAAATTAAAATGCTATTCATGTGCATAGGTCAACAACAAATCTCATAAAGCTCATTTCATTTCATGCATTAAGAACAACATCAAGATATTCCAACACCCAAGTGAAACAACATGCATCAACTTCTCGTGTGGAATGAAATATCATTACTCTTAACTACATCAGGCCTAAACAACAAAGTAGAGGATGAAATTTTATGAGAGTAGTCAGTCATCACAACTTTGAATCCCTATACAACTTAGATTAAGAATATACACAAATGTACACATAGCACGAGGTATTAACAGTAGCCAAACAACGTATATTTAGAACTAGCTTAATTCCCCAGTTAATTTAAATATTAATATTAAGTATTTCAGTTTTACTTATATACCTAAATGTATGTATCATAAATGCTTTAAACATCAAGAAAATATTCCTCTTTAAGAAATTGAATAGAATTAATACACTACAGACTGAAGTTAAACTCGTTGAGGAGAAGCTTCAGTCTTTTATATTGACTATTTTTAATACGTGACTTTCTAATAAATAGGTAACATTATATTTTTGAGCTAAGTCTTTTAAAAATGTAAGCAACTCAATTTTAGTAATTGTCTCGTTTTGAAATTCATTTTTTAAAGTTTTAGATTTTTCTTTTTCCTCTTCAGTAGCATCATTTTTGAAATATCCCCACATATGGTCGTAAGCATTAATAATTGTGCCTTTTGTAGGATTCATTCTTAAAGCTTCTTCAATTTTTAATTGTACTTCTTGTAATGACGGAGATGATTTGAGTAATTCACGAATTTCGTTATAGTATTGTTGGCTATGAAGTAACAC encodes:
- a CDS encoding YbgA family protein, with the translated sequence MKERGYIEKLWREEKYHVLLHSQQYYNEIRELLKSSPSLQEVQLKIEEALRMNPTKGTIINAYDHMWGYFKNDATEEEKEKSKTLKNEFQNETITKIELLTFLKDLAQKYNVTYLLESHVLKIVNIKD